A region of Vigna radiata var. radiata cultivar VC1973A chromosome 6, Vradiata_ver6, whole genome shotgun sequence DNA encodes the following proteins:
- the LOC106764929 gene encoding uncharacterized protein LOC106764929 — MLSFAITIPVVQVITINKWKQRHLQRLRQRVSASIHHDSLRVLEWDKLCDVVASFATTSLGRQALKDQLWSLNQTFEESLALLEETNAAVEMHKHGTLRLHLGHLDAMLVKTAIQHARRSTPVSGNEARAIVTLLQCAEILQGDLKAAIKEDKDWHGRFMPLTELILEFVINRSLIKVIEQVVDEDGSIKDSASPALKHSRQQVQVIERKVKQLIENIIRSERSETSILEVNNVDGRWCIKVDSRQKTSFKGLLLSSGSGIGSTIEPLSVVPLNDELQRARSSVEKAEADVLLTLTKKMQLDVDDIEKILNSLVQLDVINARATYGLSFGGSSPHIFLPDRSGSSTTDAFSRRNENSYGPLPKKREWKLYLLKAYHPLLLHRHRENLRKTKKDVNLATSDGTDNALPVAVDFLVSKKTRVIVITGPNTGGKTICLKTVGLAAMMAKSGLYVLASESAKIPWFDSVFADIGDEQSLSQSLSTFSGHLKQISHIKLQATSQSLVLLDEVGAGTNPLEGAALGMSLLESFAHDSCLLTMATTHHGELKTLKYSDEAFENACMEFDEVNLKPTYKILWGVPGRSNAINIAERLGLPSVVVDTARNLYGSASAEIDEVITDMERLKQNYQELMDEARNYLMHSRGLYNSLLNTRRKIMKHSTDIRSKKMRDVSEAAAMARSILHKKVRELDVSAKQPPQNIKTISSSHLSATNKSQTAANNRESAVADRNTSAVKVFSESSSGSDKPKPPKVGDIVHISSLGKKVTVLEVDSSKGEIVVQAGIMKLKLKLTDVQRS, encoded by the exons ATGCTATCTTTCGCAATAACCATACCTGTTGTTCAAGTAATCACCATTAACAAATGGAAGCAGAGACATCTGCAAAGGCTAAGGCAAAGGGTGTCAGCTTCTATTCACCACGACAGCCTCAGAGTCCTCGAATGGGACAAGCTTTGCGATGTAGTCGCTTCCTTCGCCACCACTTCTTTGGGCCGTCAAGCCCTCAAG GACCAGCTATGGTCTCTGAATCAAACTTTCGAAGAAAGTCTTGCCCTTCTCGAGGAAACCAATGCTGCTGTTGAAATGCACAAGCATGGCACTCTCAGATTGCACTTGGGGCACCTTGATGCTATGCTG GTCAAAACCGCCATTCAACATGCCCGGAGAAGTACACCAGTGAGTGGCAATGAGGCACGGGCCATTGTCACTCTTCTGCAGTGTGCTGAAATCTTGCAGGGTGATCTCAAGGCTGCAATTAAGGAAGATAAAGATTGGCATGGTCGTTTCATGCCTCTTACAGAACTG ATATTGGAATTTGTCATCAATCGGTCCTTAATTAAAGTGATAGAGCAAGTTGTTGATGAAGATGGATCTATTAAGGACTCTGCG AGTCCAGCCCTTAAACATTCGCGGCAACAAGTGCAAGTGATTGAGAGAAAG GTAAAACAGCTAATAGAGAACATAATCAGGAGCGAAAGGAGTGAAACCTCAATTCTT GAAGTGAATAATGTAGATGGCAGGTGGTGCATAAAAGTTGATTCTAGACAAAAGACAAGTTTTAAGGGTCTATTATTGTCCAG TGGATCGGGAATTGGAAGTACTATAGAGCCACTTTCTGTTGTGCCTTTAAATGATGAGTTGCAGCGAGCAAGAAGTTCGGTGGAAAAGGCTGAAGCAGATGTGCTTTTGACATTAACCAAAAAG ATGCAGTTGGACGTTGATGATATTGAAAAGATATTGAACAGTTTGGTTCAACTAGATGTG ATTAATGCTCGTGCTACTTATGGACTTTCATTTGGAGGGTCAAGTCCCCATATATTTTTGCCAGACAGGAGTGGCTCTTCTACTACAGATGCCTTTTCAAGAAGGAATGAAAATTCCTATGGACCATTGCCCAAAAAAAGGGAATGGAAGTTGTATCTTTTAAAAGCTTATCATCCTCTTTTGCTCCATAGGCATAGGGAGAATTTGCGGAAGACCAAAAAGGATGTCAATCTTGCTACTTCA GATGGCACAGACAATGCCCTACCAGTAGCAGTTGATTTTTTGGTGTCTAAGAAAACTCGTGTTATAGTTATAACTGGTCCAAATACTGGTGGTAAAACCATATGTTTGAAGACTGTAGGATTGGCTGCTATGATGGCAAAATCAG GTCTCTATGTTCTTGCTTCAGAATCTGCGAAAATTCCTTGGTTTGATTCTGTTTTTGCTGACATTGGTGATGAGCAGTCCTTATCACAATCTTTGTCTACGTTCTCTGGCCATTTAAAGCAGATAAGT CATATTAAATTACAGGCAACGAGCCAATCGCTAGTGCTACTTGATGAG GTTGGTGCAGGAACAAACCCTCTTGAAGGAGCAGCGCTAGGAATGTCGTTGTTGGAATCTTTTGCTCATGATAGTTGTTTGTTAACTATGGCAACGACTCATCATGGTGAATTGAAAACACTAAAATACAG TGATGAAGCCTTTGAAAATGCATGTATGGAGTTTGATGAAGTGAATTTGAAGCCAACTTACAAGATTCTGTGGGGTGTTCCAG GGCGCTCAAATGCAATAAATATAGCTGAGAGGTTGGGACTACCATCTGTTGTTGTAGATACCGCTCGTAACTTATATGGTTCTGCTAGTGCAGAGATAGATGAG GTAATAACTGATATGGAAAGGTTGAAACAAAATTACCAAGAGCTGATGGATGAAGCGCGTAATTATCTGAT GCACTCCAGAGGACTTTACAATAGTCTATTGAACACCAGAAGGAAGATTATGAAACATAGTACTGATATACGATCAAAGAAGATGAGAGATGTATCTGAGGCTGCGGCAATGGCAAGATCCATCCTTCACAAGAAAGTGAGGGAGTTGGATGTATCAGCTAAGCAACCTCCACAGAACATCAAAACTATTAGTAGCTCTCATTTATCAGCAACCAACAAAAGCCAAACTGCAGCAAATAACAGAGAATCTGCTGTTGCTGATAGAAATACATCTGCCGTAAAAGTTTTTAGTGAATCATCATCAGGTTCAG ATAAACCTAAGCCTCCCAAGGTTGGTGATATTGTTCATATCTCTTCCCTTGGGAAAAAGGTGACGGTTTTAGAAGTGGATTCATCCAAAGGAGAAATTGTAGTTCAAGCTGGAATCATGAAGTTGAAGCTGAAACTAACTGACGTTCAGAGATCATAG
- the LOC106764474 gene encoding uncharacterized protein LOC106764474, protein MEKKDLDFILVPAGLLLMLVYHFWLFYRVIKHPTKTVIGVNAINRRIWVQAMMEDVSKNGVLAVQSLRNNIMASTLLASTAIMLSSLIAVLMSGGHEKKTVVSEVFGDRSDLGLSIKFFSILVCFLLAFLLNVQSIRYYSHASILINVPFKKVTPNVRHQMLTAEYVATTVNRGSYFWSLGLRAFYFSFPLFMWLFGPIPVFCTSFALVFMLYFLDVTFDCGCAGVPDTDIAQVFQLNKHHVDVDVEIGRDN, encoded by the exons ATGGAAAAGAAGGATCTGGATTTCATACTAGTCCCTGCTGGTCTACTTTTGATGTTGGTCTATCATTTCTGGCTCTTCTACCGAGTCATCAAACACCCCACCAAAACAGTAATTGGTGTTAATGCAATCAATCGCCGTATCTGGGTCCAGGCCATGATGGAG GATGTATCGAAGAATGGGGTTCTAGCGGTGCAATCATTGAGAAACAACATAATGGCATCGACCCTTTTGGCTTCCACAGCTATAATGTTGAGTTCCCTGATTGCAGTGTTGATGAGCGGTGGACATGAGAAGAAAACGGTGGTATCTGAGGTTTTTGGGGACAGGAGTGACCTTGGTTTGTCCATAAAGTTTTTTTCCATATTGGTATGTTTCTTGTTGGCATTTCTGCTGAATGTTCAGTCCATAAGGTACTATAGCCATGCAAGTATCCTTATCAACGTGCCCTTCAAGAAAGTGACTCCAAATGTGAGGCACCAAATGCTGACAGCTGAGTATGTTGCGACCACTGTGAACAGAGGCAGCTACTTCTGGTCACTTGGCTTGCGTGCCTTCTACTTTTCATTCCCTCTGTTCATGTGGCTCTTTGGACCAATTCCAGTCTTCTGCACTTCCTTTGCTCTTGTTTTCATGCTCTACTTCTTGGATGTTACATTTGATTGTGGATGTGCTGGGGTTCCTGACACTGACATTGCTCAAGTTTTTCAATTGAACAAACAccatgttgatgttgatgttgaaaTTGGAAGGGATAATTAG